In one Nicotiana tomentosiformis chromosome 6, ASM39032v3, whole genome shotgun sequence genomic region, the following are encoded:
- the LOC104095903 gene encoding protein CASP-like isoform X1 has product MDSPRVGPEREKGKSTTSSTPLAAVASFWKDFDLEKERSTLDEQGLRIAENQENSQKNRRKLAESTRDFRKASNEDKFSLFNSLLKGYQEEVDNLTKRAKYGENAFLNIYQKLYEAPDPYPVIASIAFGQVDSCGYWEWHDEVLPDRALVVISNIKAQLDVATVKVSNLSSALDAVKIERVNLKEKVNIMEAINNYQVIKSRDLEEKLRKMKMCFLASCALFVGFVAALLMK; this is encoded by the exons ATGGATTCCCCGCGAGTAGGACCGGAGAGAGAAAAGGGGAAGTCAACAACGTCTTCTACTCCTCTTGCTGCTGTCGCCAGCTTCTGGAAAG aCTTTGATTTGGAGAAAGAAAGGAGTACACTGGATGAACAAGGTCTTAGGATAGCTGAAAATCAGGAGAACAGTCAGAAGAACCGACGAAAACTTGCAGAGAGCACTCGAG atTTTAGAAAAGCTTCAAATGAAGACAAGTTCAGCTTGTTCAACTCTTTGCTCAAGGGATACCAAGAAGAGGTTGACAATCTCACCAAGAGAGCCAAGTACGGGGAAAATGCTTTTCTTAACATTTACCAGAAATTATATGAGGCCCCAGATCCTTATCCGGTCATTGCTTCAATTGCT TTCGGACAGGTTGATTCTTGTGGGTATTGGGAGTGGCACGACGAAGTACTCCCGGATAGAGCGTTGGTGGTAATAAGCAATATTAAGGCTCAGTTGGACGTGGCTACAGTTAAAGTCAGTAATTTGAGTTCGGCATTGGATGCTGTTAAGATTGAAAGAGTCAACTTAAAGGAAAAGGTGAATATTATGGAGGCTATAAACAATTATCAAGTGATCAAGTCAAGAGACTTAGAAGAGAAATTGAGGAAGATGAAGATGTGTTTTCTGGCTTCTTGTGCATTGTTTGTTGGATTTGTGGCCGCATTGTTGATGAAGTAA
- the LOC104095903 gene encoding protein CASP-like isoform X2 yields the protein MDSPRVGPEREKGKSTTSSTPLAAVASFWKDFDLEKERSTLDEQGLRIAENQENSQKNRRKLAESTRDFRKASNEDKFSLFNSLLKGYQEEVDNLTKRAKYGENAFLNIYQKLYEAPDPYPVIASIALARSYYDTCSYSPYAKKVCNFQHYMNLGYGIKL from the exons ATGGATTCCCCGCGAGTAGGACCGGAGAGAGAAAAGGGGAAGTCAACAACGTCTTCTACTCCTCTTGCTGCTGTCGCCAGCTTCTGGAAAG aCTTTGATTTGGAGAAAGAAAGGAGTACACTGGATGAACAAGGTCTTAGGATAGCTGAAAATCAGGAGAACAGTCAGAAGAACCGACGAAAACTTGCAGAGAGCACTCGAG atTTTAGAAAAGCTTCAAATGAAGACAAGTTCAGCTTGTTCAACTCTTTGCTCAAGGGATACCAAGAAGAGGTTGACAATCTCACCAAGAGAGCCAAGTACGGGGAAAATGCTTTTCTTAACATTTACCAGAAATTATATGAGGCCCCAGATCCTTATCCGGTCATTGCTTCAATTGCT TTAGCAAGGAGTTATTATGATACATGTTCATATTCACCTTATGCAAAGAAAGTCTGCAACTTTCAACACTACATGAACTTGGGCTATGGCATCAAATTGTAG
- the LOC138894830 gene encoding uncharacterized protein: MTKMWCFEERFCSENQKEDFAIKITGLQINSEDARKSLENWETGDVKVMNACNGVGTDCNESDSDFEDVSKCPVYDSEEFESIATQKKMNVTDGFHEYKELFKSMSLKSIPEARKIIKLYALANKVELTVEKSDKERLRYKCGVGCPFVCHISVDGHSPGVRIKTLRSEHKCDTSYDNSRVDYSTIAHYFKRKLQDNPKYKVKEMRADLQTAFELNASQGKCMRAKRMISETLEDSFTDGYNKLEAYANELRQLNTGSDVVINVSKEALAQAFTEAPNRRRHNLHSDMQKGFIDAVKTVLPEAHHRFCVTHVETIWCKRWSKRELKKLLWWNAWSTYEEEFIDHVKEIGQLVEPAAKDLMRYPPQSWCRAFFERVCKNQAMDNNLTESFNAWILEDRYKPIIGMLEGIRTKIDEQIERTRFCDAMEWPV; the protein is encoded by the exons ATGACAAAGATGTGGTGTTTTGAAGAAAGGTTTTGCAGTGAAAATCAGAAGGAAGATTTTGCAATAAAAATCACAGGCTTGCAGATAAACTCAGAAGATGCGAGAAAGAGCTTAGAAAATTGGGAAActggagatgtaaaagtgatgAATG CATGTAATGGGGTGGGTACTGATTGTAATGAGAGTGATAGTGACTTTGAAGATGTGTCTAAGTGTCCCGTGTATGACTCTGAAGAGTTTGAGTCCATTGCTACTCAAAAGAAAATGAATGTTACAGATGGTTTTCATGAGTACAAAGAGTTATTTAAGAGTATGTCACTCAAAAGCATACCTGAAGCAAGGAAGATTATAAAACTGTATGCTTTAGCTAACAAGGTTGAGTTAACTGTAGAAAAAAGTGACAAGGAGAGACTGAGGTACAAATGTGGTGTAGGTTGTCCATTTGTCTGTCATATTTCTGTGGATGGTCATTCTCCCGGGGTGAGAATCAAAACACTAAGGTCTGAACATAAATGTGATACCTCATATGACAATTCTAGGGTTGATTACTCTACCATAGCTCATTATTTTAAGAGAAAGTTGCAAGATAATCCAAAGTATAAAGTGAAGGAAATGAGAGCTGATTTGCAAACTGCTTTTGAGTTAAATGCTAGTCAAGGGAAGTGCATGAGAGCTAAAAGGATGATTTCAGAGACTTTAGAGGATAGCTTTACTGATGGTTATAACAAACTAGAGGCTTATGCCAATGAACTTAGACAGTTAAATACAGGAAGTGATGTTGTGATAAATGTGTCTAAGGAGGCACTTGCTCAAG CATTCACTGAAGCTCCAAATAGGAGAAGGCATAACCTTCATTCAGACATGCAGAAA GGATTCATTGATGCAGTCAAAACTGTACTACCTGAAGCACACCATAGATTCTGTGTGACACATGTAGAGACAATCTGGTGCAAAAGATGGAGTAAAAGAGAGCTGAAGAAACTATTGTGGTGGAATGCATGGTCTACTTATGAGGAGGAGTTCATAGACCATGTGAAGGAGATAGGACAACTTGTTGAACCTGCTGCAAAGGACTTGATGAGGTATCCTCCACAGAGTTGGTGTAGAgccttctttgagagagtgtgtAAGAATCAAGCAATGGACAACAATCTTACAGAGTCATTCAATGCATGGATACTTGAAGATAGGTACAAGCCTATTATTGGGATGCTGGAGGGTATAAGGACCAAAATTGATGAACAGATTGAGAGAACAAGATTCTGTGATGCAATGGAGTGGCCAGTTTAG